The Culex pipiens pallens isolate TS unplaced genomic scaffold, TS_CPP_V2 Cpp_Un0019, whole genome shotgun sequence genome includes a window with the following:
- the LOC120429726 gene encoding importin-9-like isoform X3, with product MAQNADLIKQAMFEELQKILNPNGEIRRNAEERLAQLKYTEGYGIYLAEITINQSLDLALRQLASVMLKQYVEDCWTVEESEAETGTNGTLLVNNEAKTAIKTILPQGLNDPNSKIRSVVAYSISNIASYDWPNDWQELFGIIVKCLSSGNENSVHGAMKVLVEFTLDLDEKQIVDVGPMILSEVYRIFEAQTVYSVSTRSYAVEILHSMLRSITTHIESKQEQGNILNAVLPAFMQKMIEGLTVPNGPYSSFQLKTKIVKVLKYMISDMSKFANQYLAAILPPIWQLLTQMADVYIKVIVNETEESPFVDNGEGDENEEFISMILQIFEFLHTIIEIKKYKGAITNVLTDLIYIVILYMQMTEEQVQSWHEDPEKFVEDEDEQGVDFTIRTTALDVLLMLGQEYDQKLLASFSEALGKHITVADADRNAGHPYWWKLYEASMLAVGSFKEMIVKNEDKFDLGQYMNLVKGIMEYQLAQEEKASPYLLGRCLWIISRYCDCNLFDQQTLLQVVNIIINSMSLDKPVVLRLTAARSIYGFCTILRECNDERKLCLVPKLEQFFECLMPLFSQSQNTVQSLLLETLTAIIAYDPNVTASISSKVVSLTIAMFLKYHDDRVILESVQDILKILAQNPFCLVPLQEKIIPTLVSILSSEGEQTATMHDIALDILGTVVKYSRGPLSSCMVESAFPAAVHCILRTEDASVMQSGGECLRAFLTVDAEQICGYKNGEGLNYIMEVTTMLLNPINTESTAAFIGRLVVVIITKVGNLLGENVDLLLKAVLSKMQLVQSLHVIMSLVIIFAHLIIVQMDAVLNFLSTVPGPTGEPAMSFVFANWLSRQHMFYGAYERKVCTMALCKLFEYGVTTKDERITNVMIKEAVVNVQQGRRTRSATASAQQEWVDVPILLKIFKLLLNELSNLKESKEALEQNGSESDESDSESAEPKGATNLSAMMLFDDDDEEDDDQQMMMQELMQNPIFQCDMQEYLVKFVQSFSCDEHFRVFLEKLEDAEKLILKGFGINVA from the exons ATGGCCCAAAACGCCGACCTCATCAAGCAGGCCATGTTCGAGGAACTGCAAAAGATCCTGAACCCGAACGGAGAAATCCGCCGCAATGCCGAGGAGAGGTTAGCCCAGCTCAAGTACACGGAAG GATATGGCATTTATCTGGCGGAGATTACGATAAATCAAAGTTTGGACCTGGCTCTGCGGCAGCTGGCCTCCGTTATGCTGAAGCAGTACGTCGAGGATTGCTGGACCGTGGAGGAAAGTGAAGCCGAAACCGGAACAAACGGCACGCTGCTCGTGAACAATGAGGCCAAGACGGCGATTAAGACAATCCTGCCGCAGGGTTTGAATGACCCGAACAGCAAGATTCGGAGCGTTGTTGCGTACTCGATTTCGAACATTGCGTCGTACGATTGGCCAAACGACTGGCAGGAGCTGTTCGGAATCATCGTAAAATGCCTCAGCAGCGGAAACGAAAACTCCGTGCACGGTGCCATGAAGGTGCTGGTCGAGTTTACGTTGGATCTGGACGAGAAACAGATCGTGGATGTCGGTCCGATGATACTTTCGGAAGTGTACCGGATCTTCGAAGCCCAGACGGTGTACAGCGTATCAACGCGGAGTTATGCCGTTGAAATTCTGCACTCTATGCTGCGGAGCATCACCACCCACATCGAGTCCAAGCAGGAGCAGGGCAACATTTTGAACGCCGTCCTCCCGGCGTTCATGCAAAAGATGATCGAAGGGTTGACGGTTCCGAACGGACCGTACAGCAGCTTCCAGCTAAAGACTAAGATTGTCAAAG TTCTCAAATACATGATTTCCGACATGTCCAAGTTCGCCAACCAGTATTTGGCGGCTATTCTGCCTCCGATTTGGCAGCTTCTTACTCAAATGGCCGACGTGTACATCAAGGTGATCGTGAACGAAACGGAGGAATCGCCCTTTGTGGACAACGGGGAAG GCGATGAAAATGAAGAGTTCATTTCGATGATTttgcagattttcgaatttctgCACACGATCATCGAAATTAAAAAGTACAAAGGTGCCATCACGAACGTCCTCACGGATCTCATTTACATCGTCATTCTGTACATGCAAATGACGGAGGAACAGGTGCAGAGCTGGCACGAGGATCCGGAAAAGTTTGTCGAGGACGAGGACGAGCAGGGCGTGGACTTTACGATCCGAACAACCGCGCTGGATGTGCTGCTGATGCTTGGCCAAGAGTACGACCAGAAGTTGCTGGCCAGCTTCTCGGAAGCGCTGGGCAAGCACATCACCGTAGCCGATGCCGACCGGAACGCCGGCCATCCGTACTGGTGGAAGCTATACGAGGCGTCCATGCTGGCCGTGGGCTCGTTCAAGGAGATGATTGTCAAGAACGAGGACAAGTTCGATCTGGGCCAGTACATGAACCTGGTCAAAGGCATTATGGAGTATCAG CTGGCACAGGAAGAAAAA GCCTCCCCGTACCTGCTGGGTCGGTGCCTGTGGATCATCAGCCGGTACTGCGACTGCAACCTGTTCGACCAGCAAACGCTGCTGCAGGTGGTGAACATCATCATCAACAGCATGTCGCTGGACAAGCCGGTGGTGCTGCGACTGACCGCGGCCCGGTCCATCTACGGCTTTTGCACAATCCTGCGCGAGTGCAACGACGAACGGAAGCTGTGCCTGGTGCCGAAGCTGGAGCAGTTCTTCGAGTGTCTGATGCCGCTGTTCAGCCAGTCCCAGAACACGGTGCAGAGTTTGCTGCTGGAGACGCTGACGGCGATCATCGCGTACGATCCGAACGTGACGGCGTCAATTTCCAGCAAGGTCGTGTCGCTGACGATCGCAATGTTTTTAAAGTATCACGACGATCGCGTCATTCTGGAGTCGGTGCAGGACATTTTGAAAATCCTCGCCCAGAATCCGTTCTGCTTGGTTCCGCTGCAGGAGAAGATTATTCCGACGTTGGTCAGCATTTTGAGTTCGGAGGGCGAGCAAACGGCCACGATGCACGACATTGCGCTGGACATTCTGGGCACGGTCGTCAAGTATTCGCGCGGACCGTTGAGCAGCTGTATGGTCGAGAGTGCCTTCCCGGCCGCGGTCCATTGCATTTTGCGAACGGAAGACGCCTCGGTTATGCAATCCGGCGGGGAGTGCTTGCGGGCTTTTCTGACCGTTGACGCCGAACAGATCTGCGGGTACAAGAACGGTGAAGGGTTAAACTACATCATGGAAGTTACGACGATGCTGTTGAATCCGATCAACACCGAATCGACGGCGGCGTTCATCGGTCGGCTAGTCGTGGTCATCATCACAAAGGTGGGAAATCTGCTAGGAGAAAACGTTGACCTGCTGCTGAAGGCGGTTCTCAGCAAGATGCAGCTGGTTCAGTCGCTGCACGTGATCATGAGTTTGGTCATCATCTTTGCCCATCTCATTATTGTCCAGATGGACGCGGTGCTTAACTTTTTGAGCACCGTCCCGGGTCCAACTGGCGAACCGGCAATGTCGTTCGTGTTTGCCAACTGGCTCAGCCGGCAGCACATGTTCTACGGAGCGTACGAGCGCAAGGTCTGCACGATGGCACTTTGCAAGTTGTTCGAGTACGGAGTGACCACAAAGGATGAACGGATCACGAATGTCATGATCAAGGAAGCGGTCGTCAATGTGCAGCAGGGCAGGCGAACCCGATCGGCCACCGCGAGCGCTCAACAGGAGTGGGTCGATGTTCCGATTCTGTTGAAGATCTTCAAGCTGCTGCTCAACGAACTGAGCAATTTGAAGGAGTCGAAAGAGGCGCTCGAACAAAACGGGTCGGAATCGGACGAATCTGACAGCGAATCTGCGGAACCAAAGGGCGCAACTAACCTGTCGGCGATGATGCTTTTCGATGATGATGACGAGGAGGACGACGATCAGCAGATGATGATGCAGGAGCTGATGCAGAACCCGATCTTCCAGTGCGACATGCAGGAATATCTGGTCAAGTTTGTGCAGAGCTTCAGCTGCGACGAACACTTTCGGGTGTTTTTGGAAAAGCTGGAAGACGCGGAAAAGCTGATCCTGAAAGGATTCGGTATCAACGTAGCATAA
- the LOC120429726 gene encoding importin-9-like isoform X2 has translation MAQNADLIKQAMFEELQKILNPNGEIRRNAEERLAQLKYTEGYGIYLAEITINQSLDLALRQLASVMLKQYVEDCWTVEESEAETGTNGTLLVNNEAKTAIKTILPQGLNDPNSKIRSVVAYSISNIASYDWPNDWQELFGIIVKCLSSGNENSVHGAMKVLVEFTLDLDEKQIVDVGPMILSEVYRIFEAQTVYSVSTRSYAVEILHSMLRSITTHIESKQEQGNILNAVLPAFMQKMIEGLTVPNGPYSSFQLKTKIVKVLKYMISDMSKFANQYLAAILPPIWQLLTQMADVYIKVIVNETEESPFVDNGEASFHIPGDENEEFISMILQIFEFLHTIIEIKKYKGAITNVLTDLIYIVILYMQMTEEQVQSWHEDPEKFVEDEDEQGVDFTIRTTALDVLLMLGQEYDQKLLASFSEALGKHITVADADRNAGHPYWWKLYEASMLAVGSFKEMIVKNEDKFDLGQYMNLVKGIMEYQASPYLLGRCLWIISRYCDCNLFDQQTLLQVVNIIINSMSLDKPVVLRLTAARSIYGFCTILRECNDERKLCLVPKLEQFFECLMPLFSQSQNTVQSLLLETLTAIIAYDPNVTASISSKVVSLTIAMFLKYHDDRVILESVQDILKILAQNPFCLVPLQEKIIPTLVSILSSEGEQTATMHDIALDILGTVVKYSRGPLSSCMVESAFPAAVHCILRTEDASVMQSGGECLRAFLTVDAEQICGYKNGEGLNYIMEVTTMLLNPINTESTAAFIGRLVVVIITKVGNLLGENVDLLLKAVLSKMQLVQSLHVIMSLVIIFAHLIIVQMDAVLNFLSTVPGPTGEPAMSFVFANWLSRQHMFYGAYERKVCTMALCKLFEYGVTTKDERITNVMIKEAVVNVQQGRRTRSATASAQQEWVDVPILLKIFKLLLNELSNLKESKEALEQNGSESDESDSESAEPKGATNLSAMMLFDDDDEEDDDQQMMMQELMQNPIFQCDMQEYLVKFVQSFSCDEHFRVFLEKLEDAEKLILKGFGINVA, from the exons ATGGCCCAAAACGCCGACCTCATCAAGCAGGCCATGTTCGAGGAACTGCAAAAGATCCTGAACCCGAACGGAGAAATCCGCCGCAATGCCGAGGAGAGGTTAGCCCAGCTCAAGTACACGGAAG GATATGGCATTTATCTGGCGGAGATTACGATAAATCAAAGTTTGGACCTGGCTCTGCGGCAGCTGGCCTCCGTTATGCTGAAGCAGTACGTCGAGGATTGCTGGACCGTGGAGGAAAGTGAAGCCGAAACCGGAACAAACGGCACGCTGCTCGTGAACAATGAGGCCAAGACGGCGATTAAGACAATCCTGCCGCAGGGTTTGAATGACCCGAACAGCAAGATTCGGAGCGTTGTTGCGTACTCGATTTCGAACATTGCGTCGTACGATTGGCCAAACGACTGGCAGGAGCTGTTCGGAATCATCGTAAAATGCCTCAGCAGCGGAAACGAAAACTCCGTGCACGGTGCCATGAAGGTGCTGGTCGAGTTTACGTTGGATCTGGACGAGAAACAGATCGTGGATGTCGGTCCGATGATACTTTCGGAAGTGTACCGGATCTTCGAAGCCCAGACGGTGTACAGCGTATCAACGCGGAGTTATGCCGTTGAAATTCTGCACTCTATGCTGCGGAGCATCACCACCCACATCGAGTCCAAGCAGGAGCAGGGCAACATTTTGAACGCCGTCCTCCCGGCGTTCATGCAAAAGATGATCGAAGGGTTGACGGTTCCGAACGGACCGTACAGCAGCTTCCAGCTAAAGACTAAGATTGTCAAAG TTCTCAAATACATGATTTCCGACATGTCCAAGTTCGCCAACCAGTATTTGGCGGCTATTCTGCCTCCGATTTGGCAGCTTCTTACTCAAATGGCCGACGTGTACATCAAGGTGATCGTGAACGAAACGGAGGAATCGCCCTTTGTGGACAACGGGGAAG CTTCATTCCATATTCCAGGCGATGAAAATGAAGAGTTCATTTCGATGATTttgcagattttcgaatttctgCACACGATCATCGAAATTAAAAAGTACAAAGGTGCCATCACGAACGTCCTCACGGATCTCATTTACATCGTCATTCTGTACATGCAAATGACGGAGGAACAGGTGCAGAGCTGGCACGAGGATCCGGAAAAGTTTGTCGAGGACGAGGACGAGCAGGGCGTGGACTTTACGATCCGAACAACCGCGCTGGATGTGCTGCTGATGCTTGGCCAAGAGTACGACCAGAAGTTGCTGGCCAGCTTCTCGGAAGCGCTGGGCAAGCACATCACCGTAGCCGATGCCGACCGGAACGCCGGCCATCCGTACTGGTGGAAGCTATACGAGGCGTCCATGCTGGCCGTGGGCTCGTTCAAGGAGATGATTGTCAAGAACGAGGACAAGTTCGATCTGGGCCAGTACATGAACCTGGTCAAAGGCATTATGGAGTATCAG GCCTCCCCGTACCTGCTGGGTCGGTGCCTGTGGATCATCAGCCGGTACTGCGACTGCAACCTGTTCGACCAGCAAACGCTGCTGCAGGTGGTGAACATCATCATCAACAGCATGTCGCTGGACAAGCCGGTGGTGCTGCGACTGACCGCGGCCCGGTCCATCTACGGCTTTTGCACAATCCTGCGCGAGTGCAACGACGAACGGAAGCTGTGCCTGGTGCCGAAGCTGGAGCAGTTCTTCGAGTGTCTGATGCCGCTGTTCAGCCAGTCCCAGAACACGGTGCAGAGTTTGCTGCTGGAGACGCTGACGGCGATCATCGCGTACGATCCGAACGTGACGGCGTCAATTTCCAGCAAGGTCGTGTCGCTGACGATCGCAATGTTTTTAAAGTATCACGACGATCGCGTCATTCTGGAGTCGGTGCAGGACATTTTGAAAATCCTCGCCCAGAATCCGTTCTGCTTGGTTCCGCTGCAGGAGAAGATTATTCCGACGTTGGTCAGCATTTTGAGTTCGGAGGGCGAGCAAACGGCCACGATGCACGACATTGCGCTGGACATTCTGGGCACGGTCGTCAAGTATTCGCGCGGACCGTTGAGCAGCTGTATGGTCGAGAGTGCCTTCCCGGCCGCGGTCCATTGCATTTTGCGAACGGAAGACGCCTCGGTTATGCAATCCGGCGGGGAGTGCTTGCGGGCTTTTCTGACCGTTGACGCCGAACAGATCTGCGGGTACAAGAACGGTGAAGGGTTAAACTACATCATGGAAGTTACGACGATGCTGTTGAATCCGATCAACACCGAATCGACGGCGGCGTTCATCGGTCGGCTAGTCGTGGTCATCATCACAAAGGTGGGAAATCTGCTAGGAGAAAACGTTGACCTGCTGCTGAAGGCGGTTCTCAGCAAGATGCAGCTGGTTCAGTCGCTGCACGTGATCATGAGTTTGGTCATCATCTTTGCCCATCTCATTATTGTCCAGATGGACGCGGTGCTTAACTTTTTGAGCACCGTCCCGGGTCCAACTGGCGAACCGGCAATGTCGTTCGTGTTTGCCAACTGGCTCAGCCGGCAGCACATGTTCTACGGAGCGTACGAGCGCAAGGTCTGCACGATGGCACTTTGCAAGTTGTTCGAGTACGGAGTGACCACAAAGGATGAACGGATCACGAATGTCATGATCAAGGAAGCGGTCGTCAATGTGCAGCAGGGCAGGCGAACCCGATCGGCCACCGCGAGCGCTCAACAGGAGTGGGTCGATGTTCCGATTCTGTTGAAGATCTTCAAGCTGCTGCTCAACGAACTGAGCAATTTGAAGGAGTCGAAAGAGGCGCTCGAACAAAACGGGTCGGAATCGGACGAATCTGACAGCGAATCTGCGGAACCAAAGGGCGCAACTAACCTGTCGGCGATGATGCTTTTCGATGATGATGACGAGGAGGACGACGATCAGCAGATGATGATGCAGGAGCTGATGCAGAACCCGATCTTCCAGTGCGACATGCAGGAATATCTGGTCAAGTTTGTGCAGAGCTTCAGCTGCGACGAACACTTTCGGGTGTTTTTGGAAAAGCTGGAAGACGCGGAAAAGCTGATCCTGAAAGGATTCGGTATCAACGTAGCATAA
- the LOC120429726 gene encoding importin-9-like isoform X4: MAQNADLIKQAMFEELQKILNPNGEIRRNAEERLAQLKYTEGYGIYLAEITINQSLDLALRQLASVMLKQYVEDCWTVEESEAETGTNGTLLVNNEAKTAIKTILPQGLNDPNSKIRSVVAYSISNIASYDWPNDWQELFGIIVKCLSSGNENSVHGAMKVLVEFTLDLDEKQIVDVGPMILSEVYRIFEAQTVYSVSTRSYAVEILHSMLRSITTHIESKQEQGNILNAVLPAFMQKMIEGLTVPNGPYSSFQLKTKIVKVLKYMISDMSKFANQYLAAILPPIWQLLTQMADVYIKVIVNETEESPFVDNGEGDENEEFISMILQIFEFLHTIIEIKKYKGAITNVLTDLIYIVILYMQMTEEQVQSWHEDPEKFVEDEDEQGVDFTIRTTALDVLLMLGQEYDQKLLASFSEALGKHITVADADRNAGHPYWWKLYEASMLAVGSFKEMIVKNEDKFDLGQYMNLVKGIMEYQASPYLLGRCLWIISRYCDCNLFDQQTLLQVVNIIINSMSLDKPVVLRLTAARSIYGFCTILRECNDERKLCLVPKLEQFFECLMPLFSQSQNTVQSLLLETLTAIIAYDPNVTASISSKVVSLTIAMFLKYHDDRVILESVQDILKILAQNPFCLVPLQEKIIPTLVSILSSEGEQTATMHDIALDILGTVVKYSRGPLSSCMVESAFPAAVHCILRTEDASVMQSGGECLRAFLTVDAEQICGYKNGEGLNYIMEVTTMLLNPINTESTAAFIGRLVVVIITKVGNLLGENVDLLLKAVLSKMQLVQSLHVIMSLVIIFAHLIIVQMDAVLNFLSTVPGPTGEPAMSFVFANWLSRQHMFYGAYERKVCTMALCKLFEYGVTTKDERITNVMIKEAVVNVQQGRRTRSATASAQQEWVDVPILLKIFKLLLNELSNLKESKEALEQNGSESDESDSESAEPKGATNLSAMMLFDDDDEEDDDQQMMMQELMQNPIFQCDMQEYLVKFVQSFSCDEHFRVFLEKLEDAEKLILKGFGINVA; encoded by the exons ATGGCCCAAAACGCCGACCTCATCAAGCAGGCCATGTTCGAGGAACTGCAAAAGATCCTGAACCCGAACGGAGAAATCCGCCGCAATGCCGAGGAGAGGTTAGCCCAGCTCAAGTACACGGAAG GATATGGCATTTATCTGGCGGAGATTACGATAAATCAAAGTTTGGACCTGGCTCTGCGGCAGCTGGCCTCCGTTATGCTGAAGCAGTACGTCGAGGATTGCTGGACCGTGGAGGAAAGTGAAGCCGAAACCGGAACAAACGGCACGCTGCTCGTGAACAATGAGGCCAAGACGGCGATTAAGACAATCCTGCCGCAGGGTTTGAATGACCCGAACAGCAAGATTCGGAGCGTTGTTGCGTACTCGATTTCGAACATTGCGTCGTACGATTGGCCAAACGACTGGCAGGAGCTGTTCGGAATCATCGTAAAATGCCTCAGCAGCGGAAACGAAAACTCCGTGCACGGTGCCATGAAGGTGCTGGTCGAGTTTACGTTGGATCTGGACGAGAAACAGATCGTGGATGTCGGTCCGATGATACTTTCGGAAGTGTACCGGATCTTCGAAGCCCAGACGGTGTACAGCGTATCAACGCGGAGTTATGCCGTTGAAATTCTGCACTCTATGCTGCGGAGCATCACCACCCACATCGAGTCCAAGCAGGAGCAGGGCAACATTTTGAACGCCGTCCTCCCGGCGTTCATGCAAAAGATGATCGAAGGGTTGACGGTTCCGAACGGACCGTACAGCAGCTTCCAGCTAAAGACTAAGATTGTCAAAG TTCTCAAATACATGATTTCCGACATGTCCAAGTTCGCCAACCAGTATTTGGCGGCTATTCTGCCTCCGATTTGGCAGCTTCTTACTCAAATGGCCGACGTGTACATCAAGGTGATCGTGAACGAAACGGAGGAATCGCCCTTTGTGGACAACGGGGAAG GCGATGAAAATGAAGAGTTCATTTCGATGATTttgcagattttcgaatttctgCACACGATCATCGAAATTAAAAAGTACAAAGGTGCCATCACGAACGTCCTCACGGATCTCATTTACATCGTCATTCTGTACATGCAAATGACGGAGGAACAGGTGCAGAGCTGGCACGAGGATCCGGAAAAGTTTGTCGAGGACGAGGACGAGCAGGGCGTGGACTTTACGATCCGAACAACCGCGCTGGATGTGCTGCTGATGCTTGGCCAAGAGTACGACCAGAAGTTGCTGGCCAGCTTCTCGGAAGCGCTGGGCAAGCACATCACCGTAGCCGATGCCGACCGGAACGCCGGCCATCCGTACTGGTGGAAGCTATACGAGGCGTCCATGCTGGCCGTGGGCTCGTTCAAGGAGATGATTGTCAAGAACGAGGACAAGTTCGATCTGGGCCAGTACATGAACCTGGTCAAAGGCATTATGGAGTATCAG GCCTCCCCGTACCTGCTGGGTCGGTGCCTGTGGATCATCAGCCGGTACTGCGACTGCAACCTGTTCGACCAGCAAACGCTGCTGCAGGTGGTGAACATCATCATCAACAGCATGTCGCTGGACAAGCCGGTGGTGCTGCGACTGACCGCGGCCCGGTCCATCTACGGCTTTTGCACAATCCTGCGCGAGTGCAACGACGAACGGAAGCTGTGCCTGGTGCCGAAGCTGGAGCAGTTCTTCGAGTGTCTGATGCCGCTGTTCAGCCAGTCCCAGAACACGGTGCAGAGTTTGCTGCTGGAGACGCTGACGGCGATCATCGCGTACGATCCGAACGTGACGGCGTCAATTTCCAGCAAGGTCGTGTCGCTGACGATCGCAATGTTTTTAAAGTATCACGACGATCGCGTCATTCTGGAGTCGGTGCAGGACATTTTGAAAATCCTCGCCCAGAATCCGTTCTGCTTGGTTCCGCTGCAGGAGAAGATTATTCCGACGTTGGTCAGCATTTTGAGTTCGGAGGGCGAGCAAACGGCCACGATGCACGACATTGCGCTGGACATTCTGGGCACGGTCGTCAAGTATTCGCGCGGACCGTTGAGCAGCTGTATGGTCGAGAGTGCCTTCCCGGCCGCGGTCCATTGCATTTTGCGAACGGAAGACGCCTCGGTTATGCAATCCGGCGGGGAGTGCTTGCGGGCTTTTCTGACCGTTGACGCCGAACAGATCTGCGGGTACAAGAACGGTGAAGGGTTAAACTACATCATGGAAGTTACGACGATGCTGTTGAATCCGATCAACACCGAATCGACGGCGGCGTTCATCGGTCGGCTAGTCGTGGTCATCATCACAAAGGTGGGAAATCTGCTAGGAGAAAACGTTGACCTGCTGCTGAAGGCGGTTCTCAGCAAGATGCAGCTGGTTCAGTCGCTGCACGTGATCATGAGTTTGGTCATCATCTTTGCCCATCTCATTATTGTCCAGATGGACGCGGTGCTTAACTTTTTGAGCACCGTCCCGGGTCCAACTGGCGAACCGGCAATGTCGTTCGTGTTTGCCAACTGGCTCAGCCGGCAGCACATGTTCTACGGAGCGTACGAGCGCAAGGTCTGCACGATGGCACTTTGCAAGTTGTTCGAGTACGGAGTGACCACAAAGGATGAACGGATCACGAATGTCATGATCAAGGAAGCGGTCGTCAATGTGCAGCAGGGCAGGCGAACCCGATCGGCCACCGCGAGCGCTCAACAGGAGTGGGTCGATGTTCCGATTCTGTTGAAGATCTTCAAGCTGCTGCTCAACGAACTGAGCAATTTGAAGGAGTCGAAAGAGGCGCTCGAACAAAACGGGTCGGAATCGGACGAATCTGACAGCGAATCTGCGGAACCAAAGGGCGCAACTAACCTGTCGGCGATGATGCTTTTCGATGATGATGACGAGGAGGACGACGATCAGCAGATGATGATGCAGGAGCTGATGCAGAACCCGATCTTCCAGTGCGACATGCAGGAATATCTGGTCAAGTTTGTGCAGAGCTTCAGCTGCGACGAACACTTTCGGGTGTTTTTGGAAAAGCTGGAAGACGCGGAAAAGCTGATCCTGAAAGGATTCGGTATCAACGTAGCATAA